The proteins below come from a single Fusobacterium nucleatum genomic window:
- a CDS encoding 2-hydroxyacid dehydrogenase, which translates to MQKTKIIFFDIKDYDKEFFKKYEKNYNFEMTFLKVRLTEETANLTKGYDVVCGFANDNINKETIDIMVENGIKLLAMRCAGFNNVSLKDIHNRFKVVRVPAYSPHAIAEYTVGLILAVNRKIHKAYVRTREGNFSINGLMGFDLDGKTAGIIGTGKIGQILIKILKGFEMKVIAYDLYPNQKAADELGFEYVSLDELYAKSDIISLNCPLTKDTQYMINRRSMLKMKDGVILVNTGRGQLIDSADLVEALKDKKIGAVALDVYEEEENYFFEDKSNQVIEDDILGRLLSFYNVLITSHQAYFTKEAVDAITVTTLNNIRDFVEGKPLVNEVLQN; encoded by the coding sequence ATGCAAAAAACAAAAATTATATTTTTTGATATAAAAGATTATGATAAAGAATTTTTTAAGAAATATGAAAAAAATTATAATTTTGAGATGACTTTTTTAAAAGTTAGATTGACAGAAGAAACTGCTAATTTAACAAAAGGTTATGATGTTGTTTGTGGTTTTGCTAATGATAATATAAATAAAGAAACTATTGATATTATGGTTGAAAATGGGATAAAACTTTTAGCTATGAGATGTGCTGGATTTAACAATGTTTCTTTAAAAGATATACATAACAGATTTAAAGTTGTTAGAGTTCCTGCTTATTCTCCTCATGCCATAGCTGAATATACAGTAGGACTTATTTTAGCAGTCAATAGAAAAATTCATAAAGCCTATGTTCGTACAAGAGAGGGAAATTTTTCTATAAATGGTTTAATGGGTTTTGATTTAGATGGAAAAACTGCTGGCATTATAGGAACTGGGAAAATAGGACAAATATTGATTAAAATATTAAAAGGCTTTGAAATGAAAGTCATAGCTTATGATTTATATCCTAATCAAAAAGCTGCAGATGAACTTGGTTTTGAATATGTAAGTTTAGATGAACTTTATGCTAAATCAGATATTATTTCTTTAAATTGTCCTCTAACAAAAGATACTCAATATATGATTAATAGGAGATCTATGCTAAAAATGAAAGATGGGGTAATTTTAGTAAATACAGGTAGAGGACAACTTATTGATTCGGCTGATTTAGTTGAAGCATTAAAGGATAAAAAAATTGGTGCTGTTGCTCTTGATGTATATGAAGAAGAAGAAAATTATTTCTTTGAAGATAAATCTAATCAAGTTATAGAAGATGATATTTTAGGAAGACTTTTATCTTTCTATAATGTTCTTATTACATCACATCAAGCATATTTTACAAAAGAAGCAGTTGATGCAATCACTGTTACAACTTTAAATAATATAAGAGATTTTGTTGAAGGAAAACCATTGGTAAATGAAGTTCTACAAAATTAA
- a CDS encoding patatin-like phospholipase family protein, whose amino-acid sequence MKIGLVLEGGGMRTLFTAGVLDAFLDKHIEVNGVVGVSAGALFGVNYISKQKERSVRYNKKYSNEKKYMGFYSWITTGNAVNKDFAFYKIPFKLDKFDEREFEKAKVDFYVVMTNIESGKPEYVLIKDVFKQMEYLRATSALPFASKIIKINNKKYLDGGISDSIPIDFCESLGYDKIIVVLTRPENVCKEDKLNFLYKLVYRKYPNLVERLINMGKDYEVVLKKIKDLENKDKIFVIRPPEILKIGRLEKNKDKIQKVYDIGLNTGLKEIDNLLKYLNK is encoded by the coding sequence ATGAAAATAGGTTTAGTTTTAGAAGGTGGAGGAATGAGAACTCTTTTTACAGCTGGAGTTCTTGATGCTTTCCTTGATAAACATATAGAAGTTAACGGTGTTGTTGGTGTATCTGCTGGAGCATTATTTGGTGTAAACTATATATCTAAACAAAAAGAAAGATCAGTAAGATATAATAAAAAATATTCCAATGAAAAAAAATATATGGGATTTTATAGCTGGATAACAACAGGAAATGCTGTAAATAAAGATTTTGCATTTTATAAAATTCCTTTTAAATTAGATAAATTTGATGAAAGGGAATTTGAAAAAGCAAAAGTAGATTTTTATGTTGTGATGACAAATATAGAAAGTGGAAAACCTGAATATGTCTTAATAAAAGATGTTTTTAAACAAATGGAATATTTAAGAGCTACATCTGCTTTACCCTTTGCTTCAAAGATTATAAAAATAAATAATAAAAAATATTTAGATGGTGGTATTTCAGATAGTATACCAATAGATTTTTGTGAAAGCTTAGGTTATGACAAAATTATTGTTGTATTAACAAGACCTGAAAATGTTTGTAAGGAAGATAAGTTAAATTTTCTTTACAAATTAGTATATAGAAAATATCCAAACTTAGTTGAAAGACTTATCAATATGGGAAAAGATTATGAAGTCGTTTTAAAAAAAATAAAAGATTTAGAAAATAAAGATAAAATATTTGTTATAAGACCACCTGAAATTTTGAAAATTGGTAGGCTTGAAAAAAATAAAGATAAAATTCAAAAAGTTTATGATATTGGGTTAAACACAGGTTTGAAGGAAATAGACAATCTTTTAAAATATTTGAACAAATAA
- a CDS encoding flavodoxin — MNKISLVYYSSTGNTYSMAKAIEEGIIEAGGKVTVYKASEMNKDDILSSDVIAMGSPAMGAEVIDENYLLPFMEEDGPKFKGKKVYIFGSYGWGGGEYADNWKAQLEGFGANIVAMPILANEEPNEGELAQLKEIGKKLVTI; from the coding sequence ATGAATAAAATTAGTTTAGTGTATTATAGTTCAACTGGAAATACATACTCAATGGCAAAAGCAATAGAAGAAGGAATTATTGAAGCTGGTGGGAAAGTAACAGTATATAAAGCAAGTGAAATGAATAAAGATGATATTCTTTCAAGTGATGTTATAGCAATGGGATCACCAGCAATGGGAGCAGAAGTTATAGATGAAAATTATTTATTGCCATTTATGGAAGAAGATGGTCCTAAATTCAAAGGTAAAAAAGTATATATCTTTGGTTCTTATGGTTGGGGTGGTGGAGAATATGCTGACAACTGGAAAGCTCAATTAGAAGGATTTGGAGCTAATATAGTTGCTATGCCTATTCTTGCTAATGAAGAACCAAATGAAGGAGAATTAGCTCAATTAAAAGAAATTGGTAAAAAATTAGTTACTATCTAG
- a CDS encoding aminotransferase class I/II-fold pyridoxal phosphate-dependent enzyme: protein MSKLDQNKTPLFTVLKDEYVRRNILPFHVPGHKRGKGVDKEFFNFMGEAPFSIDVTIFKMVDGLHHPKSCIKEAQELLADAYGVKHSFFAVNGTSGAIQAMIMSVIKAGEKILVPRNVHKSVSAGIILSGSEPVYMNPEIDENLGIALGVKPQTVENMLKQDPDIAAVLIINPTYYGVATDIKKIADIVHSYDIPLIVDEAHGPHLHFHDELPISAVDAGADICTQSTHKILGAMTQMSVIHVNSDRVNVEKVKQILSLLHTTSPSYPLMASLDCSRRQIATQGQELLTRTIELAKYFRREANRIPGIYCFGEELVGKDGFFAFDPTKITISAKELGLKGGELESLLVDDYNIQMELSDYYNTLGLITIGDSEESVNKLLDALRDISRRFFGKGKTLEKNIIKLPETPELVLMPREAFYSEKNKVPFKESVGKISGEMIMAYPPGIPIIIAGERISQDIIDYIEELKEADLHIQGMEDSELETINVIEEEDAIYLYTEKMKNVLIGVQTNLGVNKTGTEFGPDDLIQAYPDTFDEMELISVERQKEDFNDKKLKFKNTVLDTCEKIAKRVNEAVIDGYRPILVGGDHSISLGSISGVSLEKEIGVLWISAHGDMNTPESTLTGNIHGMPLALLQGLGDRELVNCFYEGAKLDSRNIVIFGAREIEVEERKIIEKTGVKIVYYDDILRKGIDNVLDEIKDYLKIDNLHISIDMNVFDPEIAPGVSVPVRRGMSYDEMFKSLKFAFKNYSVTSADITEFNPLNDINGKTAELVNGIVQYMMNPDY from the coding sequence ATGTCTAAATTAGACCAAAATAAGACACCATTATTTACAGTATTAAAAGATGAATATGTGAGAAGAAATATACTTCCATTTCATGTTCCTGGGCATAAAAGAGGAAAAGGAGTTGATAAAGAATTTTTTAACTTTATGGGAGAAGCTCCTTTTTCAATAGATGTAACAATTTTTAAAATGGTTGATGGTTTACATCATCCAAAAAGTTGTATAAAAGAAGCTCAGGAATTACTTGCAGATGCTTATGGAGTTAAACATAGTTTCTTTGCAGTAAATGGAACTTCTGGTGCAATACAAGCAATGATAATGTCAGTTATAAAAGCAGGAGAAAAAATATTAGTGCCAAGAAATGTGCATAAATCAGTTTCAGCAGGAATTATTTTAAGTGGTTCTGAACCTGTATATATGAATCCTGAAATTGATGAAAACTTAGGAATTGCCTTAGGGGTTAAACCACAAACTGTTGAAAATATGTTAAAACAAGACCCAGATATAGCAGCTGTTCTTATTATAAATCCAACTTATTATGGAGTAGCAACAGACATAAAAAAAATAGCTGATATAGTTCATAGCTATGATATACCTCTTATTGTAGATGAGGCTCATGGACCACATTTACACTTCCATGATGAATTACCAATTTCAGCCGTTGATGCTGGAGCAGATATTTGTACTCAAAGTACACATAAAATTTTAGGTGCTATGACTCAAATGTCAGTTATCCATGTAAATTCTGATAGAGTTAATGTTGAAAAAGTAAAACAAATTTTAAGTTTACTTCATACAACTTCTCCATCTTATCCATTGATGGCATCTCTTGATTGTTCAAGAAGACAAATAGCTACACAAGGTCAAGAATTACTTACAAGAACTATCGAACTTGCTAAATATTTTAGAAGAGAAGCTAATAGAATACCTGGAATTTACTGCTTTGGAGAAGAACTTGTTGGAAAAGATGGTTTCTTTGCTTTTGATCCAACAAAAATTACAATATCTGCAAAAGAATTAGGACTTAAAGGGGGAGAACTTGAAAGCCTACTTGTAGATGATTATAATATTCAAATGGAATTATCAGATTACTATAACACTTTGGGGCTTATTACAATAGGAGATAGTGAAGAAAGTGTAAATAAATTACTTGATGCTTTAAGAGATATAAGCAGAAGATTTTTTGGAAAAGGAAAAACATTGGAAAAAAATATTATAAAACTTCCTGAAACTCCTGAATTAGTATTGATGCCAAGAGAAGCTTTTTATAGTGAGAAGAATAAAGTTCCATTTAAGGAAAGTGTTGGAAAAATTTCTGGTGAAATGATAATGGCATATCCACCTGGTATCCCAATAATCATTGCAGGAGAAAGAATAAGCCAAGATATAATTGATTATATTGAAGAATTAAAAGAAGCTGATTTACATATTCAAGGTATGGAAGACTCAGAACTTGAAACTATAAATGTAATTGAAGAAGAAGATGCTATTTACTTATATACTGAAAAGATGAAAAATGTTCTTATTGGGGTACAAACAAATCTTGGAGTTAATAAAACAGGAACTGAGTTTGGACCTGATGATTTAATTCAAGCATATCCAGATACTTTTGATGAAATGGAATTAATTTCTGTTGAAAGACAAAAAGAAGATTTTAATGATAAGAAATTAAAATTTAAAAATACAGTTTTAGATACTTGTGAAAAAATAGCTAAGAGAGTTAATGAAGCTGTAATTGATGGATACAGACCCATACTTGTTGGAGGAGATCACTCAATTTCATTAGGAAGTATATCAGGTGTTTCACTAGAAAAAGAAATTGGAGTTTTATGGATAAGTGCCCATGGAGATATGAATACTCCTGAAAGTACATTAACAGGAAATATCCATGGAATGCCACTAGCTTTACTTCAAGGTTTAGGAGATAGGGAGCTGGTAAATTGTTTCTATGAGGGTGCTAAACTTGACAGCAGAAATATAGTCATCTTTGGTGCAAGAGAAATTGAAGTTGAAGAAAGAAAAATTATTGAAAAAACTGGTGTAAAAATTGTTTACTATGATGATATTCTAAGAAAAGGTATAGACAATGTTTTAGATGAAATAAAAGATTATCTAAAAATTGACAATTTGCATATTAGTATAGATATGAATGTATTTGACCCAGAAATTGCTCCTGGTGTATCTGTACCTGTTAGAAGAGGAATGTCTTATGATGAAATGTTTAAATCATTGAAATTTGCATTTAAAAATTACTCAGTTACATCAGCAGATATTACAGAATTTAATCCATTGAATGATATTAATGGAAAAACTGCTGAACTTGTTAATGGTATAGTACAATACATGATGAACCCAGATTATTAA
- the gmhA gene encoding D-sedoheptulose 7-phosphate isomerase: MNLISSYKTEFELLRKFIEEEEERKETEKVAKKLADIFTKGKKVLICGNGGSNCDAMHFIEEFTGRFRKERRALPAISISDPSHITCVANDYGFEYIFSKGVEAYGQEGDMFIGISTSGNSPNVIKAVEQAKAQGLITVGLLGKDGGKLKGMCDYEFIIPAKTSDRIQEIHMMILHIIIEGVERIMFPENYKEE; encoded by the coding sequence ATGAATTTAATATCTTCATATAAGACAGAATTTGAATTATTAAGAAAATTTATTGAAGAAGAAGAGGAAAGAAAAGAAACTGAAAAAGTTGCTAAAAAATTAGCTGATATATTTACAAAAGGTAAAAAAGTTTTAATTTGTGGAAATGGTGGAAGCAACTGTGATGCTATGCACTTTATTGAAGAATTTACAGGAAGATTTAGAAAAGAAAGAAGAGCATTACCAGCAATTTCTATATCAGACCCATCTCATATAACTTGTGTTGCTAATGATTATGGCTTTGAATATATTTTTTCAAAAGGTGTGGAAGCTTATGGACAAGAAGGAGATATGTTTATTGGGATATCAACAAGTGGAAATTCTCCTAATGTTATAAAAGCAGTTGAACAAGCAAAAGCACAAGGACTTATAACAGTTGGGCTTCTTGGAAAAGATGGTGGAAAACTTAAAGGTATGTGTGATTATGAATTTATAATTCCTGCTAAAACATCAGATAGAATTCAAGAAATTCATATGATGATACTTCATATAATAATTGAAGGTGTAGAAAGAATAATGTTCCCAGAAAATTATAAGGAAGAATAA
- a CDS encoding efflux RND transporter permease subunit, with translation MKIIEYSIKNRVVIVFATLVLTIAGIFSYFELGKLEDPEFKVKEAIVVTLYPGASPKSVEQEVTDKIEIALRKIPNADVNSVSKASYSEVHIKIDESTPSEKIDQQWDIVRKKINDIKASLPLGALPPIVLDDYGDVYGMFFAITSEGFSKEELYNYAKDIRKELEKTPGVAKTTLFGNSDSVIEILVDKNKIANLGINEKMIVLAFTSQNIPAYANSMLHGDKNIRFDIDQSFESIEDIENLVIYSTPPVLNIQKPTTVLLKDIAEIRKTEVKPYTTKMRYNGKEAIGLMLSPVTGTNVVETGKEISKKIEILKQDLPYGIEIEKVYYQPELVSSAINQFIINLIESVVVVVGILLITMGIKSGLIIGSGLILSILGTLIAMVGMKIDLQRVSLGAFIVAMGMLVDNSIVVVDGVLDSLDSGNNKYTSLTKPTEKTAIPLLGATFIAIIAFLPMYLMPTTAGEYIKSLFWVVAVSLGLSWVISLTQTTVFCDIYLSENNLKSGNSKGKLLHDKFSILLEKILTYKKFSILILLGAFFLSMLLFIKVPFSFFPDSDKKGFVINLWNPEGTDIEYTNKISEAVENEVLKQDGIISVTSAIGASPSRYYIATIPELPNTALSQLIISVKNLKNIDKISETVKNFVDDNFPDTRVEIRKYANGMPTKYPIQLRIVGNDPSILREYSKKFENILRDIEGAENIQTDWKEKQLVIKPELDKVKERESLVTALDIATSLSRSTNGIKIGTFKDGEENIPVMFKEKNDSREFNINSLGQVPVWGLGFKSIPFRELIRKENLVWENPIIIRKDGFRAIQVQADVKNGYRVEAVRKKFAQAIKESKIKLPKGYKLEWSGEFYEQEKNTKEVISYVPLQLIIMFMTCVLLFGNLKDPIIIFGVLPLSFIGILPGLFITGRTFGFMAIIGTISLSGMMIKSAIVLIDEIRYEIYTLKKEPFKAIIDSSASRIRAVSLAAGTTVLGMTPLMFDPLFSDMAITIVFGLTVTTLLILFVVPLLYSIFYKIDKPKEN, from the coding sequence ATGAAAATTATAGAATACTCTATAAAAAATAGAGTAGTTATAGTCTTTGCAACATTAGTTTTAACTATTGCTGGAATATTTTCATATTTTGAATTAGGGAAACTTGAAGATCCAGAATTTAAAGTTAAAGAAGCAATAGTTGTTACTTTATACCCAGGTGCTTCTCCTAAAAGTGTTGAACAGGAAGTTACAGATAAAATAGAAATTGCACTTAGAAAAATTCCTAATGCAGATGTTAATAGTGTATCAAAAGCAAGTTACTCTGAAGTACATATAAAAATAGATGAAAGTACGCCAAGTGAAAAAATAGATCAACAATGGGATATAGTTAGAAAAAAGATAAATGATATAAAGGCTAGCCTACCTTTGGGAGCATTACCTCCAATAGTACTTGACGACTATGGAGATGTATACGGAATGTTCTTTGCAATAACAAGTGAGGGCTTTTCTAAGGAAGAACTTTATAATTATGCAAAAGATATTAGGAAAGAGTTAGAAAAAACACCAGGAGTAGCAAAGACAACTTTATTTGGCAATAGTGATAGTGTTATAGAAATATTAGTTGATAAAAATAAAATAGCTAACCTTGGAATAAATGAAAAAATGATAGTCTTGGCATTTACAAGTCAAAATATACCTGCTTATGCTAACTCAATGCTACACGGAGATAAAAATATTAGATTTGATATAGACCAAAGTTTTGAATCCATAGAAGATATAGAAAATTTAGTTATATATTCAACTCCCCCAGTATTGAATATTCAAAAACCAACGACAGTGTTATTAAAAGATATTGCTGAGATTAGAAAAACAGAAGTTAAACCTTACACTACAAAAATGAGATACAATGGTAAAGAAGCTATTGGGCTTATGTTATCACCTGTTACTGGAACAAATGTGGTTGAAACAGGAAAAGAAATAAGTAAAAAAATAGAAATTCTAAAACAAGATTTACCTTATGGAATTGAAATAGAAAAAGTTTACTATCAACCTGAACTTGTATCCTCTGCAATAAATCAATTTATAATAAATTTGATTGAGTCAGTTGTAGTCGTAGTAGGTATTCTTTTAATTACTATGGGAATCAAAAGTGGTTTAATAATTGGAAGTGGACTTATTCTTTCAATATTGGGAACTCTCATTGCAATGGTGGGAATGAAAATAGATTTACAAAGAGTTTCTTTGGGTGCTTTTATAGTTGCGATGGGAATGCTTGTTGATAATTCAATAGTTGTAGTTGACGGAGTTTTAGATTCACTGGATAGTGGAAATAATAAATATACTTCCCTAACTAAGCCAACAGAAAAAACAGCTATACCTCTTTTAGGAGCAACTTTTATAGCAATAATTGCATTTTTACCTATGTATCTTATGCCAACAACTGCTGGTGAGTATATAAAAAGTTTGTTCTGGGTAGTTGCTGTTTCACTAGGCTTGAGTTGGGTAATTTCACTTACACAGACAACTGTATTTTGTGATATATATTTAAGTGAAAATAATCTAAAATCTGGAAATAGTAAAGGGAAATTATTACATGATAAATTTTCAATCTTACTTGAAAAAATTTTAACTTATAAAAAATTTTCAATTTTAATTCTACTTGGAGCATTTTTTCTTTCAATGTTATTATTTATAAAAGTTCCGTTTTCCTTTTTTCCAGATTCAGACAAAAAAGGCTTTGTAATTAATCTATGGAATCCAGAAGGAACAGATATAGAATACACTAATAAAATCAGTGAAGCAGTTGAAAATGAAGTTTTAAAACAAGATGGGATAATATCAGTTACTTCAGCAATAGGAGCTTCACCATCAAGATATTATATTGCTACTATTCCAGAATTACCTAATACGGCTTTATCTCAGTTGATAATCTCTGTTAAAAATCTTAAAAATATTGATAAAATTAGTGAAACTGTTAAAAACTTTGTAGATGATAATTTTCCAGATACTCGTGTTGAAATTAGAAAATATGCTAATGGTATGCCCACAAAATACCCTATACAACTTAGAATTGTTGGTAATGACCCAAGTATTTTGAGAGAATACTCTAAAAAATTTGAAAATATTTTAAGAGATATTGAAGGAGCAGAAAATATCCAAACAGATTGGAAAGAAAAACAATTAGTTATAAAACCAGAGCTTGATAAAGTAAAAGAAAGAGAAAGTCTTGTAACAGCTCTGGATATTGCAACTTCATTAAGTAGAAGTACCAATGGTATAAAAATTGGAACATTTAAAGATGGAGAAGAAAATATCCCAGTTATGTTTAAAGAAAAAAATGATAGTAGAGAATTTAATATTAATAGCTTAGGACAAGTTCCAGTGTGGGGCTTAGGATTTAAAAGTATTCCATTTAGAGAGCTTATAAGAAAAGAAAATCTTGTCTGGGAAAATCCAATTATAATAAGGAAAGATGGTTTTAGAGCAATTCAAGTACAAGCAGATGTTAAAAATGGATATAGAGTTGAAGCTGTTAGAAAAAAATTTGCCCAAGCAATAAAAGAAAGTAAAATAAAACTACCAAAAGGATATAAATTAGAATGGAGTGGAGAGTTTTATGAACAAGAAAAAAATACAAAAGAAGTTATTTCTTATGTTCCATTACAATTGATAATTATGTTTATGACCTGTGTACTTCTATTTGGAAATTTAAAAGACCCTATTATAATTTTTGGAGTTTTACCATTATCTTTTATTGGTATACTTCCTGGTCTTTTTATTACAGGGAGAACATTTGGTTTCATGGCAATAATTGGAACAATAAGTTTAAGTGGTATGATGATAAAAAGTGCCATTGTTTTAATAGATGAGATAAGATATGAAATTTATACTCTAAAAAAAGAACCTTTTAAAGCTATTATAGATTCAAGTGCAAGTAGAATAAGAGCTGTTTCATTGGCAGCCGGAACAACTGTGTTGGGTATGACACCTTTAATGTTTGACCCTCTATTTTCAGATATGGCAATAACTATTGTCTTTGGTTTGACTGTTACTACACTATTAATTTTATTTGTTGTTCCACTACTATATAGCATATTCTATAAAATAGATAAACCAAAAGAAAATTAA
- a CDS encoding LysR family transcriptional regulator, producing MDLHYLEIFYEVAKAKSFTKAADKLYINQSAVSIQIKKFEDILKIKLFDRSSKKIKLTYVGETLYKMAEDIFEKVKRAEKEITRVIEVDRARISIGASSIIAEPLLPSLMKDFSSTYEEIEYNVTISNKEHLLKLLKEGELDVIIIDSEHIVDSNLEIISIEKVPYVLISSKTYPNIENIEKDPIITRNTIQNNNKAIELIEDKYGINFNTKINVVGNLEVIKGMVREGIGNVILPYYAVYKDIKKGDFKVISKIDEVKDGYELIITKDKKDLSQITKFINIVKKHKIVMESIRH from the coding sequence TTGGATTTGCACTATTTAGAAATATTTTATGAAGTTGCAAAAGCTAAGAGCTTTACAAAAGCAGCTGATAAACTTTATATAAATCAATCGGCTGTTTCTATTCAAATAAAAAAATTTGAAGACATATTAAAAATAAAATTATTTGATAGAAGTTCAAAAAAAATTAAACTCACTTATGTAGGTGAAACTCTGTATAAAATGGCAGAGGATATCTTTGAGAAAGTAAAAAGAGCTGAAAAGGAAATCACAAGAGTAATAGAAGTAGACAGAGCAAGAATCTCAATAGGGGCTTCTTCAATTATTGCTGAGCCTTTACTTCCTAGTCTTATGAAAGATTTTTCTTCAACATATGAAGAAATAGAGTATAATGTAACTATATCAAACAAAGAACATCTATTAAAACTTTTAAAAGAGGGAGAATTAGATGTGATAATAATTGATAGTGAACATATAGTTGATTCTAATTTAGAAATCATATCAATAGAAAAAGTACCATATGTTTTAATAAGTTCAAAAACTTATCCTAATATTGAAAATATAGAAAAAGATCCTATTATTACAAGAAATACAATACAAAATAATAACAAAGCTATTGAACTTATTGAAGATAAATATGGAATAAATTTTAACACTAAAATTAATGTAGTGGGTAACTTAGAAGTTATAAAAGGTATGGTAAGGGAAGGTATTGGTAATGTTATACTCCCTTATTATGCAGTCTACAAAGATATTAAAAAGGGTGATTTCAAAGTTATCAGTAAAATTGATGAGGTTAAAGATGGTTATGAACTTATAATAACTAAGGATAAAAAGGATTTATCACAAATAACTAAATTTATTAACATAGTTAAAAAACACAAAATTGTTATGGAGTCTATAAGACATTAA
- the argS gene encoding arginine--tRNA ligase gives MKITSKELTNIFQKHVENLFPNKELKPVEITIATNENFGDYQCNFAMINSKIIGDNPRKIAEEIKNNFPYGDVIEKLEVAGPGFINIFLSDKYISNSIKKIGENYDFSFLNRKGKVIVDFSSPNIAKRMHIGHLRSTIIGESVCRIYRYLGYDVVADNHIGDWGTQFGKLIVGYRKWLNREAYEKNAIEELERVYVKFSDEAEKDPSLEDLARAELKKVQDGEEENTKLWKEFITESLKEYNKLYKRLDIHFDTYYGESFYNDMMADVVKELVDKKLAVDDEGAKVVFFDEKDNLFPCIVQKKDGAYLYSTSDIATVKFRKNTYDINRMIYLTDARQQDHFKQFFKITDMLGWNIDKYHIWFGIIRFADGILSTRKGNVIKLEELLDEAHSRAYDVVNEKNPNLSEEEKQNIAEVVGVSSVKYADLSQNKQSDIIFEWDKMLSFEGNTAPYLLYTYARIQSILRKVTEQDINLNENIEIKTDNKFEKSLATYLLAFPISVLKAAETFKPNLIADYLYELSKKLNSFYNNCPILNQDIETLKSRALLIKKTGEVLKDGLKLLGIPVLNKM, from the coding sequence ATGAAAATTACTAGCAAAGAGTTAACAAACATTTTTCAAAAACATGTTGAAAATTTATTTCCAAATAAAGAGTTAAAACCAGTTGAAATTACAATAGCAACAAATGAAAACTTTGGTGATTACCAATGTAATTTTGCTATGATAAATTCTAAAATAATTGGAGATAATCCAAGGAAAATTGCTGAAGAAATTAAAAATAATTTTCCTTATGGAGATGTTATTGAAAAATTAGAAGTTGCAGGTCCAGGTTTCATAAATATATTTTTATCTGATAAATATATTTCTAATTCTATAAAGAAAATAGGAGAAAATTATGATTTTTCATTTTTAAATAGAAAAGGAAAGGTTATAGTAGATTTCTCATCTCCAAATATTGCTAAAAGAATGCATATAGGGCATTTAAGATCTACAATTATAGGAGAATCAGTATGTAGAATATATAGATATTTAGGTTATGATGTAGTTGCAGATAATCATATTGGAGATTGGGGAACACAATTTGGAAAATTAATAGTTGGATATAGAAAATGGCTTAATAGAGAAGCCTATGAAAAAAATGCAATAGAAGAACTTGAAAGAGTTTATGTAAAATTTTCTGATGAAGCAGAAAAAGATCCTTCTCTTGAAGATTTAGCAAGAGCAGAGCTTAAAAAAGTCCAAGATGGTGAGGAAGAAAATACTAAACTTTGGAAAGAGTTTATAACTGAATCTTTAAAGGAATATAATAAATTATATAAAAGACTTGATATACATTTTGACACATACTATGGAGAATCTTTCTATAATGATATGATGGCTGATGTTGTAAAAGAATTGGTAGATAAAAAATTAGCTGTTGATGATGAGGGAGCTAAGGTTGTATTTTTTGATGAAAAGGATAATCTATTTCCTTGTATAGTCCAAAAAAAAGATGGTGCTTACCTATATTCAACATCAGATATAGCAACTGTAAAATTTAGAAAAAATACTTATGATATAAATAGAATGATTTATCTCACAGATGCTAGACAACAAGATCATTTTAAACAATTCTTTAAAATAACTGATATGCTTGGTTGGAATATAGACAAATATCATATTTGGTTTGGTATTATAAGATTTGCAGATGGTATTCTATCAACTCGTAAAGGAAATGTAATAAAACTTGAAGAGTTATTAGATGAAGCACATAGCCGTGCTTATGATGTGGTAAATGAAAAGAATCCTAATCTATCAGAAGAAGAAAAACAAAATATAGCTGAGGTTGTAGGAGTTAGCTCAGTTAAATATGCTGATTTATCTCAAAATAAACAAAGTGATATTATATTTGAATGGGATAAAATGTTGAGTTTTGAAGGAAACACAGCACCATATTTATTATATACTTATGCTAGAATACAATCTATTCTTAGAAAAGTTACTGAACAAGATATTAACTTAAATGAAAATATAGAAATAAAAACTGATAATAAATTTGAAAAATCTTTGGCAACTTATTTATTAGCTTTCCCAATATCTGTATTAAAGGCTGCTGAAACATTTAAACCTAATTTAATTGCAGATTATTTATACGAATTATCTAAAAAATTAAATAGTTTTTATAATAATTGCCCTATATTAAATCAAGATATAGAAACTTTAAAATCAAGAGCATTACTTATCAAAAAAACAGGGGAAGTTTTAAAAGATGGTTTAAAACTTCTAGGAATACCAGTTTTAAATAAAATGTAA